The sequence GATTCTGCTAATACTGATCTATCAACATTAAGTACCATTTTACTTTCTTTCCTGCCCAACTTAGGGAGTTCTGCAATAACAGGAATCTCCTGCACAATTTTTTCCAAGTCCAGTTTATTGTGGATTTTGTTATCCAGCAGGCTACTCAAATAAATTAGGGAAAAAGGTATTAGAAGTCCTAGCAAAAAAGCTCCTAAATAGACTATCTTTGGTTTTGGAGACACTGGAAAACGATTAGTTGAATGAGCGCTATCAACCACTTTTGATTTTGATTCTGCGGATGCAAAAGCAATTTGTGACTCTTCTCGCTTTTGCAACAAATACAAATATAAAGACTCTGTAGTTTGTTGTTTTCTTGTAATATCCCTCAAGGCCCTTTCATTACTTGGTACAGCATATATCCTTGAATTAATCTGCGAAAGTTGTTTACCTAAGCTATTAACCTTTAAATTTAAATTATTGGTTACGTTGTTTAAGCTAGTTTGCATGCCCCTTTTAAGGCTTTCAAGTTGTTGGTCTAGTTTTACAATTACCGGGTTCTTTTCATTGGAACTTGCCAAAAGTCTATTCCGTTGAGCAACAAGTTCATTATAACGTACAGCTGCATCAGATACTCCTTGATTAGATAAGCCAATATTTGCAGGTATCAAATCATATTCCTCTTGAGAACTTATCAAATTTTGCATTGAACTAGCAATATCTAATTGTATGCTCGCTTCTTCCAATTCCTGTTCACCGGCAGCGCTAAGGTTAAAATTAACACTTGATTGCGATCCTAAGTCTGCTATTCCTTTACTAGTCTTGAAGCTCTCTGCTGAATCATCAACATCAGATAGGTTAGTATAAATCTTACTAATCCGATCGTTTATAAATTTTGAGGTCCTATCGGCAACTTCTTTTTTATCTGTAATTGAATTATTGTTATTAATTAATATTAACCTATTTATTATATCAATAGCTTTTTGCTGTATTGGATCTGTAAGTGTAATATTAATTATATTTGAGAATTCACTGGCAGGTGCGATTTTCATTTTTTTCCTATATCCTTGGGCAACATCGTTAATAGGATTTATTTCAATTCTTATTTTTTTCCCCATAAATCGCTTTATCTTTTCAGAATTAGGGATTAGAATAATGTCTCCTACCTGCGTGTTAACTGCGGATCCAAATGATTGAGGTTTAGTTGGTTGATTTTCTTCCTCTGAAAAGCCAAATGAAGACTCTGTATTCAATTCAACAAAAAAGCGATATTTAGATTTATGAATTATTGAATCAGTTGCTAAAAAATTGATATTAAATGGATATGTTTCTCCATAAATCTCATTATCCTTTATATTTCCCTGTACGGTATACCTTATATTAATTCCTAAATCCTTAATTACTTGAATGAAATTTGCCCTAGAATTTAAGATTTCAATTTCATCTTCTATTTTAGTCTTGCTTCCAGAAAAAACATTTAAATCCTTAAAAATACTAAGCTCAGAATTCGAATTCTTATCTTCTATCATTTGTATTTTTGCACTCGCGCTATATTCTGGAATACTATAGCGTAAATGTACATAAGCAAGAGCAAGAGCGATAATTAAGCATAAAGCAAACCATTTCCAATATCTTAGATAATTGCCAATAAGGTTTTTTAAATCTAAACTGGTTTCGTTTTCCGAATTTTTTATTAAATCCATTAAATGAAGTGTGTTTAAGTGTGTTTAGCCTTAACTGAATTATCTTGTAAGCAGTACAACTGCCGACGTAACTACCACAGAAATTATGGAAATAGCAATAGAAGCCCTTTGATCCAAGCTAGACTGTGATTTTCCTGACTTGTTAGGCTCAACATAAACAACGTCATTCTGAGTCAAATAATAAACTGGAGATTTTAGCGAATCCTTACCATTCAAATTTATACGATTATAAACTTTTGTGCCATTAAAATCTCTTATTACCATAATGTTATCTCGTCTTCCTTTAATATTTACATCTCCGGCAAAACCAAGTGCCTCTAAAATGCTGATTTGTTCTCCTTGCACTCTATAAGTTCCAGGCCTGTTAACAGCTCCCAAAACGGTAACAGTAAAATTACGAATGCGGATATTAATAATTGGATTCTTAAGATAATCTCTTAACTTTTCCCTAAGCATATCCCTAGCCTCCGTAGGAGAGAGGCCCGAAACTTTAATTTTGCCAATGACGGGGAAATCTATTTCTCCATCCTTATTGACTAAGTAATTGACCTGCTCTCCTCTTATACCACCTTCTTCAGCACCTCTAAACAGGTTAAAAGGTGCACTAGCTTCTGGATCCAATGTAGAAATGTGAATACTTAGTAAGTCATCAACTTTGAATTTTGTGCTAGAGCTATTGTCATCTACCAATGTTTCGAACTCGTTTGCATCCTGAAAATACACCACCTCCTTAGTGGAGGTGCAACAAACAAAACAAAATAAGAATAATGGCACAAAATAATTGATTAAATTTCTACGCATGGAAAAAGTTTAAGGTGATTAAGAAGAAACTAAGGGGTTATTGTTTTTTTGAATAACAATGTCCGTTTTTACTTGTTTTTTGTCCAATTTACAAAAATCTGAATTGTTAGATATATATTCAGGAACAATACTTTTCATCAACTGAACAACATTGTTCTTAAAAAATAGATTGGATACGCAAAGTTCATCAATCATTGTTCGCGTCAAAGCATAATCAACATCTCTAACTTTACTTATCATAATTTTGTCATGATAGGTAGGAAGTGTATTTTCTCCATTTGCCAACAATTCTTCATATAATTTTTCTCCTGGTCTCAGTCCTGTGATTTTAATGGTAATATCATCCGGATAATGAAGCCCAGAAAGACGAATCATATTTTTGGCCAAATCTAAAATCTTAACAGATTCACCCATATCAAATATAAATATTTCACCACCTTTCCCCATAGCTCCTGCTTCCAAAACTAGCTGGGAAGCTTCGGGAATAGTCATGAAATATCTTGTAATATCTTTATGCGTTACGGTTAAAGGGCCCCCTTTTTCAATTTGTTTTCTAAATAATGGGATAACAGATCCATTGGATCCAAGAACGTTTCCAAATCGAGTAGTGACAAATTTTGTTTTACCATCTTGCTGTCTACAATCTATATACATTTCAGCAATTCGCTTGGTCGCCCCCATAACATTCGTAGGGTTTACAGCCTTATCTGTGGAAACAAACACAAACTTCTCGACATTAAAATCCACAGCAAGGTCAACTATGTTTTTTGTTCCGGCAACATTAATTTTAACAGCTTCATAAGGGTTTCGCTCCATAAGTGGAACATGCTTATATGCAGCCGCATGAAAAATTCTATCAGGCCTGTGTTCTTCAAAAAGAGCTCTCATTTCATTTTTATCCCTAATATCACTTACCACTGGAATAAAATTATGGAACCCTGCTTGTTTTAATTCTTGCTGGAGATCGTAAAGCGCAGATTCAGCTTGATCAATAATAATAAGAGATTGATAATTGTACTTGCAAATTTGACGAACCAACTCACTACCTATAGACCCAGCTCCTCCCGTGACCATAATAACTTTATCTTCAAAATCTTTTAACACTTTACTGTTCTTTATTTTTATCGGAGGTCTATCTAAAAGATCTTCTATCTGTACTCTCTTTATCTGAGAAACTTTTAGCTCCCCATTTATCCAATCTTCAACAGGGGGAACGATTTTTACTTTAACTGGCAAATCCACAATTTCATTAACCAAAGTCCTTAGTTGCCTTGGACTTATGTTCTGAATAGAAAAAACAACCTCTGAAATACTATGGAACCTAACAAAATCTTTAGTTAGTATGGATTTATCATATACTTTTACGCCATTAATTTGTTTTCCAACCTTTTGAAGATTGTTATCCACAAATCCAACAACTTTGACCTTCATCTTTGAATGATTGGTAAGGGTATTGTATGTTATGATACCAGATTCTCCAGCTCCATAAACTATAAGATTCTTTGTTGGAGTTTCATTATTCTTAATTAAGCTCTCAAAACATATCTTAAAAACATACCTCGCGGCTGTGAGTGTCAAAAAAGTGAGTAAACTATTAATAATGATAATTGAAAGAGGAATTGTAAAATTTTCAACGATGCCCAAATATCTATTTACTAAAACAACACCTATCGTTGCTATACTAGCCAAACAAATGGCGTTGAAAATGGCATAGACATCTTTTATTCCGGTATGCCTAACAACACCTTTATAGCTTCCAGAAATCAAAAATGAGACCAAGAATAATAAAATAACTATTGGCAGCTGTGCCCAAAGCCGTTGAACATCAAAATCAAAGCTAAGATTGAATCTTATAAAATAAGCCAGCATAAACGAAAACCCCACAATACAAAGATCGATAAAGAGCACAGTCCACTTGGAAGCATAATGCTTATTGTTATCAAAAATGTATTTTTTAATCATCGAAATTTCTTTTTATGATATTACAAATTCTTTCCAAATCTTCTTGCTCCAAATTTGAACCACTTGGCAGGCATAACCCCTTTTTAAAAAGATCTTCACTAATCCCATTGGTATAACTTGCCGCATTTTTAAATATGGGCTGTAAATGCATTGGTTTCCAAAGAGGTCTAGATTCAATATTTTCATTGTCAAGAGCAACTCTTATCCTTTCTCGACTTTCAAAAGAAGAGGTCAAAACACAGGTAAGCCACCTGTTAGATGAGCTTCCTTTTGGGTCTTCAAGAAAACTTAATTCTGAAATTGAGGATAAATTTTCCTTATAAAACATAAAGTTGCTTTTTCTGGCATTCACTCTTTCTGGCAAAACCTCCATCTGTCCTCTACCAATACCTGCAAGAACATTGCTCATACGATAATTATATCCAATATGTGAATGTTGATAATGAGGAGCATTATCTCTAGCTTGTGTTGCCAAAAAAACAGCTTTTTCTGTGATTAGTTTATCCTTGCTTAGCAAGGCCCCACCTCCCGAGGTAGTTATAATCTTATTTCCGTTAAATGATAAAATTGAAATATCTCCAAAACTACCACATCTAACCCCTTCATATACACTTCCCAAAGCTTCTGCACTATCCTCAATCACAGGAATGTCATACTTTCTGGATATCGCTGTAATCTCATCTATCTTGTAAGGCATCCCGTACAAATGAACCGCAATAATTGCTTTGGGTTTTTTACCTAGGTTTATCCTATCTATTATTGCTTTTTCCAAAAGTTCTGGTGAGATGTTCCAAGTTTCCTGCTCGCTATCAATAAATATGGGTTTTGCTCCTAAATAGGTTATAGGGTTTGCAGATGCCGCAAATGTAAAACTTTGGCAAAGTACTTCATCTCCCAAACCGACTCCTAGAAGTTCTAGTGCAAGGTGTATTGCGCCAGTTCCAGAACTTAAACACGCCGCATTGATATTACTTCCAATGTATTTTTCAATGTCTTCTTCAAAACCATTAACATTTGGTCCTAAAGGAGCTATCCAATTTGTAGCAAACGCATTATCCACATAAATCTGCTCCGCACCTCCCATATGAGGAGAAGAAAGCCATATTTTTTTATCTAATTCAGTCTGCATTTGGTCAAGTTAGGGGTTGTTACTTAAACGAATTTCGTTAGTAAAAATAAAGTCAAAAAGATTGAGAAGACGTTTATTGATGCTACTATTCGCCGAACGTGATGAAAAATCGGTAAAGTGCGCATTAACACTTTTCACCAAGGGCTTTATCGTTGATATAATCAAAAAGGGTGTTGCACAATCTCTAAGAAAAATTTCATAGAAAATCAGGAACGTTTTAAAACAAAAATGCTTGTTTATACAGTGAATTAACTGTTTGAATCAAAATTTTAATGGTTGATCACCAAGGTAATCTGTAAGGGAATGGATAGAATGCCCCGAACACTTATCCAGTTCATTAAACTTACATTCTTTAATTGTGTTCATAAAAGATTGCCTACTGTTCAACATCCCATTCTCTTCATCATAATATATTGACTTTACCAACTCATAGTCTTCTATCAATCCTTTAATACTGTTAACACCTTTAAAATGCTGACTAGCATACCTTTTCTTATATAACTTTCTGAACTTCCTTTCCGGGTGTTCACTCATGGAATACAAAAAATAATCTGATTTCTTTTCATTCATGAAATCACGATACTCTATTTTAAAGTAGATATGTCGTTCAAATTTATCCAACCAAGTTCCATTCTTTTCAGCTCTACAATCCTTTACAAGTCCAAAATATCTAGAAGTAAGATTTCTTTCCAAGTAAATGGTGTCTACTAATATTGGTTCGCTAACGATTTTCTCGCGAAGTTTTTTAAAAGCATTAGTTCGTGAAGTTACTATCCCTTTATCACCATAAATTTGTTGGCTCTCCAATTGTTTTAAATCATCCCAGAAGTAAAAGATATGTTTCTCTCCAATACCGTTCTTACGAATATTAATTTCTATGATCAAATATATATGAACCTTAACATTTCTTGCAATTCCGCTATTATTTCTAACTGTAGCTCTTAAATTTTTAACAACGTTGAGAGGTTTATTCCTATTTCTTACATGATATGGAAAAGATCCTTCATGCTGGATTGCCACACTAAAATCCGGTTGATTTTCATTATAGTTTGTGTTGGTTTGGCGCTTTGATATTTGATTAGTCTAATAAGTTACCATAACAGCCATAAACGATAGCAAAATAGATTGGACAAAGTTGAAAAGTGGAGCATTTCTTTTTGACCACTTCCTTAATTTCACCCATTAAGATTTTCTTCTGTTAAAAACCCTCATGCAACTAATAAAATTGAAGTAACATTAATTCATCAACATTCGTATACTATCCCTTAAACTTAGAGAGTAAATTTGGGCACCTGATTTAGACATATGAGTTCTATCCTTCCAATAATCAATATTAAAGTCCTTAAAAAAATCAAGGTTGTCCAAATATAGAGCATCTTTAGATTTAAAAAATTCTGATGTTCTTTCACGTATTGAGTTATCGACTTTGTTGAGTGATGGTGATGTGAAGAAAATTAGTTTAGAATGGTTGTTTTTTGCTTTTTCTACTGCAAAATCGATAAAACCAATTAGTCTTCTGTTAAATTCATAAGGTTCCAGAATGTCGGTTTTTTTTTGGATCCCTTCTTTATCTAAAATTTTCTGAAAAGTTTTCTTTTGAAGTTCAGAAGGTTCCAAAGGTGCAAAACCATGTGTTTTTTTCATACTGGTTCCTCCAATTACAGCATTCTTCAGCATTCCCAAAACTTTACCATTATATACATAGCATTTAGAAATCTTGGAGAGAAAAATTTCTTCTGGATAATATTCATCCATAAAACCCAACAAACTCTCCGAATCCGTTATCTCATTTATCAAAGACAACATATCTTCACCTTCGTAACTTTGATCATAAAGTTCATGGTGATCAATATGCACTAAGATAATTTGTTCTCCCTTTATCAAAGTTGAAATTAGTGCAGCTGAATAACCAAAGTGTGTACCGTCCATTCCCATATTGTACCCTGCGGTTGAAAAAACACCAGGATCAACATGACGAGCTGCCCTAGAACTTCCCAAAACTAGTAGGTCTACAGAATCTTTAACCTTGTTAAAGAGATTTGCTTTCCCCACACTCTGTCCAGTATAAACATCACCTTCAATAGTATGTAATGTAAAAAATACCGCACGATCAGCGATGAAGAGAGCCAATATAATCAACAAAAAAAGTTTAATGGATTTTATCCTCATTTTTTTAGAATTGGAAATAGATGAAATTATTGGTGTCAGAATAGAAAAGTATAATGTTAACAATTGTAAAGGTTACAATTGAAATATACCACCTTACTTTCAAAGATGATCCGTAACCTTCCAATCGGATATTCTTAACGAATAGAAAAGCATCAAACACCAAAGCCAAGAAAAGCCCATAGATTACCGTACCAAATATACTTATGTTTCCAATATATAATTGTCCATAATCTACTAAACTAAAAAGCTTTCTTATTATAATGCTAGTATCTGCAAAACTTAGTGATCTAAAAAAAATCCAAATAAATGTCACTACCACAAACACGAAAATACTGTTTAAAAAACTATATTTTTTTGGTATTAGCTTAAACCGTTTTTCAACAGCTAAAAGTATTCCGTGAAGGGCTCCCCAAATCACAAAATTCCATGAACTTCCATGCCAAAGTCCTCCAAGGAACATGGTGATAAAAAGATTTCTATACTGCTTTACAAGCCCCTTTCTATTACCACCCAAGTGTATATACAAATAATCCCTGAGCCAAGATGAAAGAGAAATATGCCACCTTCTCCAAAATTCCGTTATCGAAGATGAAAAGTATGGTAAATTAAAGTTTGGCTTAAACTCAAAACCTAAAAGTTTAGCAGTACCAATAGCAATATCTGAGTATCCACTGAAGTCGAAATATATTTGGAAGGAATACAGGGTTACCGCCATCAAAATACTTGTAGAATTATGAAGATCCGGGTTGTTATAAGTTCCATCTATAAATGCTCCAATAGAATCTGCCACAACTACTTTTCTGAAAAAACCTATTACAATTTGAAAAAAACCATCGCGAAACTTTTCATGGCTCCATTGACGTTTTTTCAATAACTGGGGAACTAAATTAGAAGCGCGCTCAATTGGTCCCGCCACAAGTTGCGGAAAAAAGGCTACAAAAGTAGCAAAGGCAACAAAATTATTCGTAGGTTCAATCTCATTACGATAAATGTCTATGGAATAGGACATCGTTTGAAACGTGTAGAATGAAATCCCCACCGGTAATATTATATTAAGTGTGGTAAAACCGGGATTATACCCTATCATTTCACCTAACACCATAAAAGACTCAATAAAGAAATTAAAGTATTTGAAAATGCATAATAATCCTAAATTGACACAAATACTGGCCATCAAATAAAGAAAACGTTTTCTTTCTTTTGTTTTTGAAATATAGATACCAAGAAAAAAATCCACCAAAGTAGAAAAAGCAATCAAAGAGAGAAATCTCCAATCCCACCAACCATAAAAAACGTAGCTAGCTGTAAGCAATACAATATTTTGTATTGTGATGTGCTTTCTCGGGATTAGCCAATATATAATGAATACTATAGGGAAAAATACTAAAAATGCAAGAGAGTTAAATAACATTTTCGTTTCTAGGATTTACATCTGGCAAAAATAAAAGGTATTAGTGAATCTAATCCTATTTTTAGATGTTTGTCCTTTAAAAGAGTTGAAAAGCACAGAATCCGGTCATTTAACCGGATTCTGTGCTTTATTTTTAATACCTGTTTATCTATTGAACATCAGCATCTATTAAATTAATGTACTCCTCTATATTGGTATATCCATCATTATCTTCATCAGAGGCATCATCGGCAACTTGAGGATTAAGTCCCATGGCAATTTCCCAGTCATCAGGCATCCCATCACCATCACTATCTTCCTTAGCTGTACCTTGATTTAAACTTGGATACCCCCCTGCCATAGCTGGAGAATCAATTATTTTACCAGAAGTTGAGTAATAATCCTGTACGACCATTTGATCTACAGTATCAAAATATGGGAATCTCGCTCCGGCATTTGACAAAACATGGTCGATTGCCGACTGAACGGGTCTTGGGTTGATACCGGAGTCCACTGGTGGTGAACCAACAATATAACTTTCCCAGCTATCTGCTAAAAAAGGAGCATTAAAATCATTTGTGTTATCTGAAAAATAAATGCTTCCAGAGTGACCTTGACCAGAATCATTAATATAACTAGTAATATTTGCAGAAGGATCACTAGTTTGTCCTGTTTTCCAATGATTCCCTATGGCAGTCCAACTTTGTCCAGAACTAAAACCTCCTGCACCTTGAAAATTATAAAAAACATTATTAATTAGTTCAAAAGTGGACCTAGCTGCCCGAACATTTCTTTCAGAGTTATGCGCAACATAATTGTTATAAAAGGTAATATTACTTGACCTATTTATTAAAACCCCCATGGAATGAGAACTACTTTCATAATGTACGGATTGCTTTAAGGCATGTGAGATTATAGAATTTTGAACTGTTACATTTTCAGAATCGACAATAGATAAGTTTTCATCAACGCTCCATGAGATGGAGCAGTGATCGGCAATCACATTAGTAACTCTAAGAAACTCTAGTCCATCATAAACAATACCATCTGGTTTTGAACTGACCACATTTCCCGAAGCATCTTTCCAGCCATTGTCACCCAAACGAAATCTAATGTTTCTGATTATAACGTTATCAATATAATTAAATCGAATAGATCCTTTTACCGTAATTCCACCACTATTGGCCGGCGCTGTTTGGCCAGCAATTGTTAAATCACCATTTCTAACATAAACCTGGTCTTCATAATCCAATTCAATTGTCCCCCCAACAGCAAAAACGATTATCCTTGGACCGGAAGCCTCAAGAGCCTCTACAAAAGAGCCAGGACCATTTTTATTTAGATTCGTGACTGTATACACTGTTCCTCCCCGGCCTCCCGTTACATACTTACCAAATCCTTCCGCTGTTGGAAAAGCTCTAAGTTCTGATGATACTGTATCATCAACTTGAATATCATCTTCAGAATCACCACCTTCGCCATCTAAATTATCATTTGTATCCTCATCTTCCGTAATATCTGCTGCTTCTTCAATATTCTTACTAATTTCCTCGTCTATTGAATCATAAAATATATCAGAATCTTTAGCGCATGAGTTAAAAGCTAATAATATGACAATGAAAAGCATTGTAAATAGTGATGAGGTTGATTTGCACATAGGTAATACGATTTGGGTTATAAAAGTACTAACACAAAAACTTTTTTTGTTGAAATGTATCATTTTTTCGATGAAATGCATTGTTTGATATAATTTAATATGAGCTGTAATCAATTTCAATAATGTGTTTCAGCTATTTTTTTCAGTTTTATTACGTTGTTCACCCAAGAAATGGTTTACTTCATCGGTTTTTTTTAACAAAATCACTCGGTTTTTCGTTGAACTGCGCTTTTCTTTAACATCTATATCAGAAAATTTCAAACTAACAATCGTTTTAACTAATAGCAAAAAAATGTGTTCGCATAAACTATATTTGTCATACAAAAAGAAATTATGAAAATTCTGGTCACAGGTGCCGCTGGTTTTATTGGATATCATACTTCCAAGAATCTTGTAGAAAGAGGACACACCATAATAGGTTTAGACAATTTGAACGACTATTATGATATTAATCTTAAAATTTCTCGTTTGAAAGAACTTGGAATAGATTTTCAACAAGAATCAAACAAAATCTGTTTAAGTAAGACCCTTGCAAATTTTGGCTTTATAAAAATGGATATCACTAATGGAGATGAGTTGCATAAACTTTTTGAGCTCGAAAAATTTGATATTGTTTGTCATTTAGCCGCCCAGGCAGGAGTCAGGTATAGTCTTGAAAAACCGAAAGCCTACATTGATTCTAACATCAATGGTTTCTTTAATATTCTTGATTGTTGTAATAAACACAGCATTAAACATTTAGTTTATGCCAGTAGTTCCAGCGTTTATGGAATGAATGACAAAGTGCCATTTAGTGTTACAGATAATGTAGACCATCCAATTAGCTTGTACGCGGCTACCAAAAAAAGTAATGAATTGATGGCTCATACCTATAGCCATTTGTACGACATTCCCACCACTGGCCTTCGTTTTTTTACTGTTTATGGTCCCTGGGGTAGACCAGATATGGCCATGTTCCTTTTCACTAAAGCAATAATCGACGAAAAACCTATAAAAGTTTTCAATCATGGTTATATGGAAAGGGACTTTACGTACATTGATGATATTGTAAAAGGAATTGTCCATGTAATTGAAAAAGGGGGGCAAAAAAAACACCAGCCGGGAAACCTTTCAAGATATACAACATAGGTAATAATAAATCGGTTAAACTTATGCATTTCATTGAAGCTATTGAAAATGAACTTGGGATTATTGCAAAAAAAGAACTACTTCCCATGCAAGACGGTGACGTGCCCAAGACTTGGGCAGATGTAAATGGATTAATTGAAGATTTTGATTACCAACCAGATACTCCCATTGAAGAAGGTGTTGCAAGTTTCATCAAATGGTACAAAAGTTATTACAACTAATCTTTATTTTTTATAAAAACTCCATGCGACTAAATCTCTATTATACCATTTATCGTATTTAATCTACATTGGTAGTAAAACTCACTTTAATATCATTTCTTTTATGGATTTTTGCATCTAAATTGAAAAACACTGATGGATATCGAAAAGCTAAACCTAAGTTCAAACTATAGAATATTGGTTACAGGAGGAGCTGGATTTATTGGCTCCAATTTATGTGAAGCTCTTATTAATAACGGTAATTTTGTGCGCTGCCTAGACAACTTCGCAACAGGGAAAAGAGAAAACCTAAGTCACTTAATGAGCAATTCAAATTTTGAACTTATAGAAGGTGACATAAGAAATTCAAAGGATTGCCAAAAAGCTTGTTCAGAAATAGATTTTGTGCTACATCAAGCCGCTTTAGGCTCAGTGCCAAGATCCATAAATGACCCCTATACCAGTAATGAAGTTAATGTGAGTGGTTTTTTGAATATGTTAATAGCTGCACGTGACGCTAAAGTAAAACGTTTTGTATACGCAGCTAGTAGTTCAACTTATGGGGATTCTAAGAATATGCCAAAAATAGAAAATATCATTGGCAGTCCACTATCTCCATATGCCATCACAAAATACGTCAATGAACTTTATGCTAATGTATTTAGCAAAACATATGGCATGGAAACGATTGGTTTAAGGTATTTTAACGTATTTGGAAGAAAGCAGGACCCAAATGGTGCCTATGCTGCGGTAATTCCAAAATTTGTAATGCAACTTATGGACCACAAATCCCCTACTATTAATGGCGATGGGAGTTTTTCAAGAGATTTTACCTATATTGACAACGTTATTGAGATGAATGTCAGGTCTATCACCAGCTCAAATCTCAAGGCGGTCAATACCGTTTATAATGTTGCCTATGGTGAACGAACCTCTTTGAACGAACTAGTTGGGCTTCTGAAGCAATATTTAGGGGAATATGATTCTAAAATATCTACCATTGATATCACTTATGGCCCTGAAAGGAAGGGTGATGTTCCTCACTCTTTGGCATCCATAGACAAAGCTAAAAAGTTTTTAGGCTATAATCCCAAGTTCGACATTAAACATGGACTTAAGCATGCAGTCAAATGGTATTGGGAGAACTTACGATAAATAGCACATTAAAAATCATCTTCATACACATCGTTTTAGTGGTAAATTAACATTTTGAAAAAAAATAAATGAAATTAACAGTTATAGGAACTGGCTATGTAGGGCTAGTAAGTGGTACTTGTTTTGCGGAAATGGGAAATAATGTTACCTGTATAGATATAGATGAGAAAAAAATAGAGGCGTTAAAAAAAGGACTGATTCCGATATATGAACCTGGGCTGGAAGCCATGGTCAAAAGAAATGTTGACAATAAAACATTACACTTTAGCACCAACTTATCTGAGCATTTAGATAATTGTGATATTGCTTTTATTGCCGTTGGCACACCTATGGGTGAAGATGGTTCAGCAGATTTACAATATGTACTTAAAGTTGCTGAACAGATAGGACAGCATATGCAAGCCCCTATTATTGTTGTCGATAAATCAACTGTTCCAGTTGGCACGGCTGATAAAGTTAAACACA is a genomic window of Flagellimonas sp. CMM7 containing:
- a CDS encoding polysaccharide lyase family 1 protein — its product is MCKSTSSLFTMLFIVILLAFNSCAKDSDIFYDSIDEEISKNIEEAADITEDEDTNDNLDGEGGDSEDDIQVDDTVSSELRAFPTAEGFGKYVTGGRGGTVYTVTNLNKNGPGSFVEALEASGPRIIVFAVGGTIELDYEDQVYVRNGDLTIAGQTAPANSGGITVKGSIRFNYIDNVIIRNIRFRLGDNGWKDASGNVVSSKPDGIVYDGLEFLRVTNVIADHCSISWSVDENLSIVDSENVTVQNSIISHALKQSVHYESSSHSMGVLINRSSNITFYNNYVAHNSERNVRAARSTFELINNVFYNFQGAGGFSSGQSWTAIGNHWKTGQTSDPSANITSYINDSGQGHSGSIYFSDNTNDFNAPFLADSWESYIVGSPPVDSGINPRPVQSAIDHVLSNAGARFPYFDTVDQMVVQDYYSTSGKIIDSPAMAGGYPSLNQGTAKEDSDGDGMPDDWEIAMGLNPQVADDASDEDNDGYTNIEEYINLIDADVQ
- a CDS encoding MBOAT family protein, which translates into the protein MLTASYVFYGWWDWRFLSLIAFSTLVDFFLGIYISKTKERKRFLYLMASICVNLGLLCIFKYFNFFIESFMVLGEMIGYNPGFTTLNIILPVGISFYTFQTMSYSIDIYRNEIEPTNNFVAFATFVAFFPQLVAGPIERASNLVPQLLKKRQWSHEKFRDGFFQIVIGFFRKVVVADSIGAFIDGTYNNPDLHNSTSILMAVTLYSFQIYFDFSGYSDIAIGTAKLLGFEFKPNFNLPYFSSSITEFWRRWHISLSSWLRDYLYIHLGGNRKGLVKQYRNLFITMFLGGLWHGSSWNFVIWGALHGILLAVEKRFKLIPKKYSFLNSIFVFVVVTFIWIFFRSLSFADTSIIIRKLFSLVDYGQLYIGNISIFGTVIYGLFLALVFDAFLFVKNIRLEGYGSSLKVRWYISIVTFTIVNIILFYSDTNNFIYFQF
- a CDS encoding NAD-dependent epimerase/dehydratase family protein, with protein sequence MKILVTGAAGFIGYHTSKNLVERGHTIIGLDNLNDYYDINLKISRLKELGIDFQQESNKICLSKTLANFGFIKMDITNGDELHKLFELEKFDIVCHLAAQAGVRYSLEKPKAYIDSNINGFFNILDCCNKHSIKHLVYASSSSVYGMNDKVPFSVTDNVDHPISLYAATKKSNELMAHTYSHLYDIPTTGLRFFTVYGPWGRPDMAMFLFTKAIIDEKPIKVFNHGYMERDFTYIDDIVKGIVHVIEKGGQKKHQPGNLSRYTT
- a CDS encoding SDR family oxidoreductase — translated: MDIEKLNLSSNYRILVTGGAGFIGSNLCEALINNGNFVRCLDNFATGKRENLSHLMSNSNFELIEGDIRNSKDCQKACSEIDFVLHQAALGSVPRSINDPYTSNEVNVSGFLNMLIAARDAKVKRFVYAASSSTYGDSKNMPKIENIIGSPLSPYAITKYVNELYANVFSKTYGMETIGLRYFNVFGRKQDPNGAYAAVIPKFVMQLMDHKSPTINGDGSFSRDFTYIDNVIEMNVRSITSSNLKAVNTVYNVAYGERTSLNELVGLLKQYLGEYDSKISTIDITYGPERKGDVPHSLASIDKAKKFLGYNPKFDIKHGLKHAVKWYWENLR